A DNA window from Sphingopyxis macrogoltabida contains the following coding sequences:
- a CDS encoding MerR family transcriptional regulator — protein sequence MKIGELSRATGTNIETIRYYERIGLLPAPDRTAANYRSYGGTHRARLSFVRHSRDLGFTIEEIRSLLDLSDHPERDCSEADRIASLHLAQVEEKIAQLALLRDELTRIVGRCRGGVAADCRVIEALGDHRLCTVEHP from the coding sequence ATGAAAATCGGAGAACTGTCGCGTGCCACCGGCACCAACATCGAAACCATCCGCTATTATGAGCGGATCGGCCTGCTCCCGGCACCCGATCGCACCGCAGCCAATTACAGAAGCTATGGCGGCACGCATCGGGCGCGGCTGTCGTTCGTCCGCCATTCGCGCGACCTCGGCTTCACGATCGAGGAAATCCGCTCGCTGCTCGATCTTTCCGACCACCCCGAGCGCGATTGCAGCGAAGCCGACCGGATCGCCAGCCTGCATCTGGCGCAGGTCGAGGAAAAGATCGCGCAACTCGCCCTCCTCCGCGACGAACTGACGCGCATCGTCGGACGCTGCCGGGGCGGCGTCGCCGCCGACTGCCGTGTGATCGAGGCCTTGGGCGACCACCGCCTGTGCACCGTCGAGCATCCCTGA
- a CDS encoding Lrp/AsnC family transcriptional regulator: MANGGVTLDEIDERLLTLLRDDARQTIAQLAKELGLSRGAIYSRLARLEEEQVVAGYTVRLGRAFSASRMRAHMMIKTLPRYHREVEQALAAIPLVQAIHAISGEYDIIAMLEAEDSTQLNELIDEIGLLDGVERTTTSVILVTKVER, translated from the coding sequence ATGGCGAACGGCGGCGTCACCCTCGACGAGATCGACGAGCGGCTGCTCACCCTGCTGCGCGACGACGCGCGCCAGACGATCGCGCAACTCGCGAAGGAGCTTGGCCTGTCGCGCGGCGCGATCTATTCGCGTCTCGCGCGGCTGGAGGAGGAACAGGTCGTCGCCGGCTATACGGTGCGGCTCGGCCGCGCCTTTTCGGCAAGCCGGATGCGCGCGCATATGATGATCAAGACGCTGCCGCGCTATCACCGCGAAGTCGAACAGGCGCTTGCGGCGATCCCGCTGGTACAGGCGATCCACGCGATCAGCGGCGAATATGATATCATCGCGATGCTCGAGGCCGAGGACAGCACCCAGCTCAACGAGCTGATCGACGAGATCGGCCTGCTCGACGGGGTCGAGCGCACGACCACCTCGGTCATCTTGGTTACCAAGGTCGAACGTTAG
- the mscL gene encoding large conductance mechanosensitive channel protein MscL yields the protein MLGEFREFIARGNVIDLAVGVIIGGAFATITGSLTEDLIMPVVGWIFGGVDFSSQFILLGSVPDGVAATDYAALKKAGVAMVGYGAFITAVINFLILAWIIFLLVKTVNKVVRKAPDAPAGPTEVDLLTEIRDELKKK from the coding sequence ATGTTGGGAGAATTCAGGGAATTCATCGCGCGCGGTAATGTCATCGACCTTGCGGTCGGTGTCATCATCGGCGGCGCCTTTGCGACGATCACCGGCTCGCTGACCGAGGATCTGATCATGCCGGTTGTCGGCTGGATCTTCGGCGGAGTCGATTTTTCGAGCCAGTTCATCCTGCTCGGCAGCGTGCCCGACGGCGTCGCGGCAACCGATTATGCGGCGCTCAAGAAAGCCGGGGTCGCGATGGTCGGCTATGGCGCGTTCATTACCGCGGTGATCAACTTCCTGATCCTCGCGTGGATCATCTTCCTTCTGGTGAAGACGGTGAACAAGGTCGTCCGCAAGGCGCCCGACGCGCCCGCCGGTCCGACCGAAGTCGACCTGCTCACGGAAATCCGCGACGAGCTGAAAAAGAAGTAG
- a CDS encoding isoaspartyl peptidase/L-asparaginase — protein MLAMIVRGLLLPLLAALGLALSPAVAKEAKPKPYEHYVFGKLNTPTPGPVSGGLLLMGGGDRNIDSMKWFFGKAGNGHIVVISASYGKEIGEEFFDEVGGIQSAEIFVFHDRSQSTNRKILDRLRKADGIFIAGGDQSRYVRYWRGTPVAEILDAHVAAGKPLAGTSAGLAMQGEKLYGAMDDGSIKSPEALADPLGPANTIEGDFVHFALLKGIVTDTHFKERDRLGRLFAFLAKAQVGRPADQPAMIGLGVDESAALAVEPDGSGRIYATAPDGYAWVVDGSTLRGVTGRGPLDAPRVKVVGVGPGSVVHLPSGRVDNPVFERHYAARAGEIVEVPRWSLAIHGGAGVIERKTLSPEKEQAYRAGLDAALRAGAAVLDKGGAALDAVAAAVRLLEDNPLFNAGRGAVFTAEGRNELDAAIMDGKTLKAGAVAGVTRTRHPIDLARAVMDNSPHVMLARDGADRFSVEQGLEQADPAWFRTEERWQQLLAWRAKQQAAVDPTHLFGTVGAVALDADGHLAAATSTGGMTGKRWGRIGDSPIIGAGTYAKDGQCAVSATGSGEYFIRESAARQVCDRVAWKGESLKDAADDTIMAVGAIGGDGGLIAMGPDGRPAFAINDLGMYRGQITAGGVPATAIFADEKLAD, from the coding sequence ATGTTGGCTATGATCGTGCGCGGGCTGCTCCTGCCGCTGCTGGCGGCGCTGGGTCTCGCCCTCTCCCCGGCGGTGGCAAAGGAAGCAAAGCCGAAACCGTACGAACATTATGTGTTCGGCAAACTGAACACGCCGACCCCGGGCCCGGTGTCGGGCGGGCTGCTTCTGATGGGCGGCGGCGATCGCAATATCGATTCGATGAAATGGTTCTTCGGCAAAGCCGGGAACGGCCATATCGTCGTGATCAGCGCCTCTTACGGGAAGGAGATCGGCGAGGAATTCTTCGACGAGGTCGGCGGCATCCAGTCGGCCGAAATCTTCGTCTTTCACGACCGCTCGCAATCGACGAACCGGAAGATTCTCGACCGGCTGCGCAAGGCCGACGGCATCTTCATCGCCGGCGGCGACCAGTCGCGCTACGTCCGTTACTGGCGCGGCACTCCGGTCGCCGAGATCCTCGACGCGCATGTCGCGGCGGGCAAGCCGCTCGCGGGGACGAGCGCGGGCCTCGCGATGCAGGGCGAGAAGCTTTACGGCGCGATGGACGACGGCAGCATCAAAAGCCCAGAGGCGCTCGCCGATCCGCTCGGCCCCGCCAACACGATCGAGGGCGATTTCGTCCATTTTGCGCTGCTCAAGGGCATCGTCACCGACACCCATTTCAAGGAACGCGACCGCCTCGGCCGCCTCTTCGCCTTTCTTGCCAAGGCGCAGGTCGGGCGCCCCGCCGACCAGCCCGCGATGATCGGCCTAGGGGTCGACGAAAGCGCCGCGCTCGCGGTCGAACCCGACGGCAGTGGACGCATCTATGCGACCGCGCCCGACGGCTATGCGTGGGTGGTCGACGGATCGACGCTGCGCGGCGTCACCGGCCGCGGCCCCCTCGATGCCCCGCGCGTCAAAGTGGTCGGCGTCGGGCCCGGATCGGTCGTCCACCTGCCGTCGGGCCGCGTCGACAATCCGGTCTTCGAGCGCCACTATGCCGCGCGCGCGGGCGAAATCGTCGAGGTGCCGCGCTGGTCGCTGGCGATCCACGGCGGCGCGGGGGTGATCGAGCGCAAGACGCTCTCGCCCGAAAAGGAACAGGCTTACCGCGCCGGGCTCGACGCCGCGTTGCGCGCCGGCGCGGCAGTGCTCGACAAGGGCGGCGCGGCACTCGATGCGGTCGCGGCTGCAGTACGGCTGCTCGAGGACAACCCGCTGTTCAACGCCGGGCGCGGCGCGGTCTTCACTGCCGAGGGCCGGAACGAGCTCGACGCCGCGATCATGGACGGCAAGACGCTGAAGGCCGGCGCCGTCGCCGGTGTGACGCGGACCCGCCACCCGATCGACCTTGCCCGCGCGGTGATGGACAATAGCCCGCACGTCATGCTGGCGCGCGACGGCGCCGATCGCTTTTCGGTCGAACAGGGCCTCGAACAGGCCGACCCCGCCTGGTTCCGCACCGAGGAACGCTGGCAGCAGCTGCTCGCCTGGCGCGCAAAACAGCAGGCGGCGGTCGATCCGACGCACCTGTTCGGTACCGTCGGCGCGGTGGCACTCGACGCCGACGGCCATCTCGCCGCGGCAACTTCGACCGGCGGCATGACCGGCAAGCGCTGGGGCCGCATCGGCGATAGCCCGATCATCGGCGCAGGCACCTATGCCAAGGACGGTCAGTGCGCGGTGTCGGCAACCGGGTCGGGCGAATATTTCATCCGCGAAAGTGCGGCGCGGCAGGTCTGCGACCGCGTCGCGTGGAAGGGCGAAAGCCTGAAGGATGCGGCCGACGACACAATCATGGCGGTCGGCGCGATCGGCGGCGACGGCGGGCTGATCGCGATGGGCCCCGACGGGCGCCCGGCGTTCGCGATCAACGATCTCGGCATGTACCGCGGCCAAATCACCGCCGGGGGTGTGCCCGCAACGGCGATCTTCGCCGACGAAAAGCTGGCCGACTGA
- a CDS encoding cation transporter, producing the protein MADQCCAGKSGKTALNDPKWRRVLWIALVINAAMFGVEIVAGVAADSRALQADALDFLGDSANYAISLGVAGMALAWRARAALLKAVTMLAFGLWVFGSAIWGFVSGSAPHAETMGIIGALALAANVAVALMLYRYRTGDANMRSVWICSRNDAIGNVAVMAAALGVFGTGQGWPDLVVAAIMAGLAIWGSLDVFRQARGELATAA; encoded by the coding sequence ATGGCCGATCAATGCTGTGCAGGGAAAAGCGGCAAGACCGCACTCAACGATCCGAAGTGGCGGCGCGTGCTGTGGATCGCGCTGGTCATCAACGCCGCGATGTTCGGAGTCGAAATCGTCGCCGGGGTTGCGGCGGACTCGCGCGCGTTGCAGGCCGACGCGCTCGACTTCCTCGGCGACAGCGCCAATTATGCGATCAGCCTCGGCGTCGCGGGCATGGCGCTTGCGTGGCGAGCGCGAGCGGCGTTGCTGAAAGCCGTGACGATGCTGGCCTTCGGGCTTTGGGTATTCGGTTCGGCGATCTGGGGCTTTGTGAGCGGGAGTGCGCCGCACGCCGAGACGATGGGGATCATCGGCGCGCTCGCGCTCGCCGCCAATGTCGCGGTCGCGCTGATGCTCTATCGCTATCGCACCGGCGACGCGAACATGCGGTCGGTGTGGATCTGCTCGCGCAACGACGCGATCGGCAATGTCGCGGTGATGGCGGCGGCGCTCGGCGTATTCGGGACGGGGCAGGGCTGGCCCGATCTCGTCGTCGCGGCGATCATGGCGGGGCTGGCGATCTGGGGCAGCCTCGACGTCTTCCGGCAGGCGCGCGGCGAGTTGGCGACCGCCGCCTAG
- a CDS encoding TonB-dependent receptor plug domain-containing protein, with translation MQALGARSLRILLGLGVCLPALATPAWAQDPANEGGNDEIIVTGSRIPTIRDQGPSPVTTIDSDTIRANGYTSVPELLAAMTQNSGETQSPQSGSSADFTPGAQQVDLRGLGPNHTLVLVNGRRIADFPLPYIGRSNFTDISNIPVSLIDKVEILSGAGSAIYGSDAIAGVVNFKMKEKLDGITLDYRHGRTQHGGGMSHRFTATGGWSSGRFNIVGGIEYLDQRPLWAYDRSIQDSTDDNPVSTIARRTFLRYSIENDSYIDPGADTCARLSHLNRGSTIYTSRPRYGDYDPVIDDYGPGYYCGSKSSIAYGTIVSGRKGFNSFGSMSYELSDNAKLFTDFQFGISKVRLMYDVTSWAFENSSSSSDNSFYNAFDGTIDDWSRQFAPEETGGFEMQRIKQTTYSITPGVRGNFGNAWNYELSFNYSRYQSVVRWPQIINQKAQDFFLGPQLGIDEDSGYPIYNRDPDVYFYRALTPAEYDSISADTVYRPYSWTNNLQATLTNGELFQLPAGPVGFAMVAEYGKQGYNLRPDPLALTDYYYSWKDSDGRGKRSHAAIGGELRVPVLDFVTLSAAGRYDRFGFGGRNVGKFTYNGGLEVRPTSSMLFRAAYGTAFRAPDLHYVFTGPGNVQSSVDDYYLCGIEEPEEEVGDCSYSGSGIVVNRTGNRDLKAETGKTLTAGFVFSPSSRLHFSVDYFRVSLDNQVDDLSIDQIARDEAACRPDADGNIELDPNSPTCQDAIARVTRFTSGGLAGQISSIRVNPINIAREKTSGIDVAFRGTLPTGIGDFTLSLAHSHVFKHSFQQYPGDPIENKLAFDSGFYLPRDKSNGSITWASDGLQFTFSGTRLGKLPNYDEDAFIKASYLFNATLQYDFTDHMRGSLTIRNLFDTDPVKDPTWSGYPYYNTSWFDSIGRSVFLQLTYKLGGSAL, from the coding sequence ATGCAAGCTCTGGGTGCGCGGTCGCTTCGAATCCTGCTGGGGCTGGGCGTCTGCCTGCCGGCGCTGGCCACGCCCGCCTGGGCGCAGGACCCCGCGAACGAGGGCGGGAACGACGAGATCATCGTCACCGGTTCGCGCATCCCGACGATCCGCGACCAGGGTCCGTCGCCGGTCACGACGATCGATTCCGACACGATCCGCGCCAACGGCTATACCAGCGTCCCCGAACTGCTCGCGGCGATGACGCAGAACAGTGGCGAGACGCAGAGCCCGCAATCGGGCAGCAGCGCGGATTTCACGCCCGGCGCGCAGCAGGTCGACCTGCGCGGGCTCGGCCCCAACCATACGCTGGTGCTGGTCAACGGCCGCCGCATCGCCGATTTCCCGCTGCCCTATATCGGCCGCAGCAACTTCACCGACATCTCGAACATCCCGGTCAGCCTGATCGACAAGGTCGAGATTTTGAGCGGTGCCGGGTCGGCGATCTATGGCTCCGACGCGATCGCCGGCGTCGTCAACTTCAAGATGAAGGAAAAGCTCGACGGTATCACGCTCGACTATCGCCACGGGCGCACCCAGCATGGCGGCGGCATGTCGCATCGCTTCACCGCCACCGGCGGCTGGTCGTCGGGGCGTTTCAATATCGTCGGCGGCATCGAATATCTCGATCAGCGCCCGCTCTGGGCTTATGACCGCAGCATCCAGGACAGCACCGACGATAATCCCGTCAGCACGATCGCGCGGCGCACCTTCCTTCGCTACAGCATCGAGAACGACAGCTATATCGATCCGGGCGCCGACACCTGCGCGCGGCTGTCCCATCTCAATCGCGGTTCGACCATCTATACCTCGCGGCCGCGCTATGGCGACTATGACCCGGTCATCGATGATTATGGTCCCGGCTATTATTGCGGCAGCAAATCGTCGATCGCCTATGGGACGATCGTTTCGGGGCGCAAGGGCTTCAACAGCTTTGGCAGCATGTCTTACGAACTGTCGGACAACGCCAAGCTGTTCACCGATTTCCAGTTCGGGATCAGCAAGGTCCGCCTGATGTACGATGTGACGAGCTGGGCGTTCGAAAATTCATCGTCGAGTTCGGACAACAGCTTCTACAATGCGTTCGACGGCACGATCGACGATTGGTCGCGCCAGTTCGCGCCGGAGGAAACCGGCGGCTTCGAGATGCAGCGCATCAAGCAGACGACCTACAGCATCACTCCCGGCGTCCGCGGCAATTTCGGCAACGCCTGGAACTATGAACTGTCATTCAATTACAGCCGCTATCAGTCGGTGGTGCGCTGGCCGCAGATCATCAATCAGAAGGCGCAGGATTTCTTCCTCGGTCCCCAGCTCGGGATCGACGAGGACAGCGGTTATCCGATCTATAACCGCGATCCCGACGTCTATTTTTACCGGGCCCTGACCCCTGCGGAATATGACAGCATCTCGGCCGATACCGTCTATCGCCCGTACAGCTGGACGAACAACCTCCAGGCGACGCTGACCAACGGCGAATTGTTCCAGCTTCCCGCCGGACCCGTCGGCTTTGCGATGGTCGCCGAATATGGCAAGCAGGGTTACAACCTGCGCCCCGATCCGCTGGCGCTGACCGATTATTATTATAGCTGGAAAGACAGCGACGGCAGGGGCAAGCGCAGCCATGCCGCCATCGGCGGCGAGCTTCGCGTTCCCGTCCTCGACTTCGTCACGCTGTCGGCCGCCGGACGCTATGACCGCTTCGGTTTTGGCGGTCGCAACGTCGGCAAGTTCACCTATAATGGCGGGCTGGAGGTGCGTCCGACCAGCAGCATGTTGTTCCGCGCGGCCTATGGTACGGCGTTCCGCGCGCCCGATCTCCATTATGTCTTCACCGGCCCGGGGAACGTCCAGAGCAGCGTCGACGATTATTATCTGTGCGGGATCGAAGAGCCAGAGGAAGAGGTCGGCGATTGCAGCTATTCGGGCAGCGGCATCGTGGTGAACCGGACGGGCAATCGTGACCTCAAGGCCGAAACGGGCAAGACGTTGACCGCCGGCTTCGTCTTTTCGCCATCGAGCCGCCTCCATTTCTCGGTCGACTATTTCCGCGTATCGCTGGACAATCAGGTCGACGACCTCAGCATCGACCAGATTGCCCGCGACGAGGCGGCGTGCCGCCCCGACGCCGATGGCAATATCGAACTCGATCCCAATTCGCCGACCTGCCAGGATGCGATCGCCCGCGTGACCCGTTTCACCAGTGGCGGGCTCGCCGGCCAGATTTCTTCGATCCGGGTCAACCCCATCAACATCGCGCGCGAAAAGACGAGCGGGATCGACGTTGCTTTCCGCGGCACGCTGCCGACCGGTATCGGCGACTTCACCCTGTCGCTTGCGCACAGCCACGTGTTCAAGCACAGCTTCCAGCAATATCCGGGCGATCCGATCGAGAACAAGCTGGCATTCGACAGCGGCTTCTACCTGCCGCGCGACAAGTCGAACGGCAGCATCACCTGGGCGAGCGACGGGTTGCAGTTCACCTTCTCGGGCACCCGTCTTGGCAAGCTGCCGAACTATGACGAGGATGCCTTCATCAAGGCGAGCTATCTGTTCAACGCGACGCTACAATATGATTTTACCGATCATATGCGCGGGTCGCTGACGATCCGGAACCTGTTCGACACCGACCCGGTGAAGGATCCGACATGGTCGGGCTATCCCTATTACAACACGAGCTGGTTCGACAGCATCGGCCGCAGCGTCTTCCTGCAGCTGACCTACAAACTCGGCGGCTCGGCGCTTTGA
- a CDS encoding BON domain-containing protein, protein MERQDYKGRSGNEDTDDRDTRSEPLHDRNANREESGYTYGGYPEAGFGPRDARRYGGSDPTRGGDRYSAGQARRYGAGDRREHEHWDREQGGYAGYGFGERYDSNRGDRDQGRASRRDWRDDYDRAPLWLAGSYPDLYGWPTALPYAAADFGRSTYRRDVYPGGARHHERGLLERAGDEVRSWFGDEEAQRRRDRDHRGRGPSDYIRSDDRIREDVNDRLTEDSWIDASRISVAVSEGEVTLGGQVDSKHAKRRAEDLADDVTGVKHVQNNLRVDTGYVPQGS, encoded by the coding sequence GTGGAACGGCAAGACTATAAGGGTCGCAGCGGCAACGAGGATACGGACGATCGTGACACGCGATCGGAACCGCTCCACGATCGGAATGCCAACCGCGAAGAAAGCGGCTACACATATGGCGGCTATCCCGAAGCCGGTTTCGGGCCGCGCGACGCGCGGCGCTACGGCGGTTCCGATCCAACGCGCGGCGGCGACCGTTACAGCGCCGGGCAGGCGCGCCGCTATGGCGCGGGCGATCGCCGCGAGCACGAACATTGGGACCGCGAACAGGGCGGCTACGCCGGCTATGGTTTCGGCGAACGCTATGACAGCAACCGCGGTGACCGCGATCAGGGCCGCGCGTCGCGCCGCGATTGGCGCGACGATTATGACCGCGCGCCGCTCTGGCTCGCCGGCAGCTATCCCGACCTCTATGGCTGGCCGACTGCCCTGCCCTATGCGGCCGCCGATTTCGGGCGCTCGACCTATCGCCGCGATGTCTATCCGGGCGGCGCGCGGCACCATGAGCGCGGATTGCTCGAACGCGCCGGCGACGAGGTCCGTTCGTGGTTCGGCGACGAAGAGGCTCAGCGTCGCCGCGACCGCGACCATCGCGGCCGCGGGCCGAGCGACTATATCCGGTCGGACGACCGCATCCGCGAGGATGTCAACGACCGTCTGACCGAAGATAGCTGGATCGACGCGTCGCGGATCAGCGTTGCGGTGTCGGAGGGCGAAGTCACCCTCGGCGGACAGGTCGACAGCAAGCACGCCAAACGCCGTGCCGAGGATCTGGCCGACGACGTGACGGGCGTGAAGCATGTGCAGAACAATCTGCGCGTCGACACCGGATATGTGCCGCAAGGTAGCTGA